The Tistrella mobilis genome window below encodes:
- a CDS encoding MlaD family protein yields the protein METRANHLIVGSFVLVLLIGLVGFVLWVAGSRTDQSYTQYDIFFAQAITGLRTGDPVSYRGIPVGQISSIRIAPQNPDYILVTADIAENTPIGPNTVATLALQGITGGAYILLDTDDSGALATMGVRAESPSGHRVIPSKASRIDQIIAGAPDLISRAITLLDQANEVFGPENRAMITATLSDLKTVSGAIAQNPERLDKVMADAEATVAAARAAAERFDGMMTKLEGTAGNLDSQLSRTLTELRTTVGNVDQGATALLTELRGTNRNLNSLIDENRTPINDFTSNGLYELTALLAEARSLVTTLNSLAVQIERDPQRFLLGGQQQGYTPGD from the coding sequence ATGGAAACCCGTGCCAATCATCTGATCGTCGGCAGCTTCGTGCTGGTCCTGCTCATCGGGCTCGTGGGCTTCGTGCTCTGGGTGGCGGGCAGCCGCACCGACCAGTCCTACACCCAATACGACATCTTCTTTGCCCAGGCGATCACCGGCCTCAGGACCGGTGATCCGGTCAGCTATCGCGGCATTCCGGTGGGGCAGATCTCGTCGATCCGCATCGCGCCCCAGAACCCGGATTACATCCTGGTCACGGCCGACATTGCCGAAAACACGCCGATCGGCCCCAATACCGTGGCGACGCTCGCCCTGCAGGGCATCACCGGCGGCGCCTATATCCTGCTCGACACCGATGATTCCGGTGCGCTCGCAACCATGGGGGTGCGCGCCGAAAGCCCCAGCGGCCACCGGGTGATCCCGTCCAAGGCCTCGCGAATCGACCAGATCATCGCCGGCGCCCCCGATCTGATCTCGCGCGCCATCACCCTGCTCGACCAGGCGAACGAGGTCTTCGGACCGGAAAACCGGGCCATGATCACCGCCACGCTGTCGGATCTGAAGACGGTGAGCGGGGCGATCGCGCAGAACCCCGAGCGGCTCGACAAGGTGATGGCCGATGCCGAGGCGACGGTCGCCGCCGCCCGGGCGGCCGCCGAGCGCTTCGACGGCATGATGACGAAGCTTGAAGGCACGGCCGGTAATCTCGACAGCCAGCTGAGCCGGACGCTTACCGAGCTGCGGACCACCGTCGGCAATGTCGACCAGGGGGCCACGGCCCTGCTCACCGAGCTGCGCGGCACCAACCGCAACCTCAACAGTCTGATCGACGAGAACCGCACGCCGATCAACGACTTTACGTCCAACGGCCTCTATGAACTGACGGCGCTGCTGGCAGAGGCCCGCAGCCTCGTCACCACCTTGAACAGCCTCGCCGTGCAGATCGAGCGCGACCCGCAGCGCTTCCTGCTCGGCGGCCAGCAACAGGGATATACCCCCGGTGACTGA
- a CDS encoding ABC-type transport auxiliary lipoprotein family protein: MTDATAPQINRRAVLRTGMLAAAAALALSACSPGSLLLGDPPQLYRLTAPEQIPGVATGGPDWQLSVERPTSSAALDTSRVVLQRGRSEIGYFARANWTDRTTGMMQSLMVDAFLNARSHVSVAPASVGLRPDFTLQSELLNYQAQYPADGTGAPVIRLEVNTRLVTMPDRRIVAQKRFEIRQPAVTDGVQPVINAFDAATDQFLQELVIWAIDAGTAALPPR; encoded by the coding sequence GTGACTGACGCGACCGCACCCCAGATCAACCGTCGCGCCGTGTTGCGGACCGGCATGCTCGCCGCAGCCGCGGCACTTGCCCTCTCCGCCTGCTCGCCGGGCTCGCTGCTGCTCGGCGATCCGCCGCAGCTCTATCGTCTGACCGCGCCGGAACAGATCCCGGGCGTGGCGACCGGCGGCCCGGACTGGCAGCTTTCGGTCGAACGGCCCACATCCTCGGCTGCCCTCGACACCTCGCGGGTGGTGTTGCAACGCGGGCGGTCGGAAATCGGCTATTTCGCCAGGGCCAACTGGACGGATCGCACCACCGGCATGATGCAATCGCTGATGGTCGATGCCTTCCTGAATGCCCGCTCGCATGTCTCGGTGGCACCGGCCTCGGTCGGGCTCCGGCCCGATTTCACCCTGCAGTCGGAACTGCTGAACTATCAGGCCCAGTATCCGGCCGACGGGACCGGGGCGCCGGTGATCCGGCTGGAGGTCAACACCCGGCTGGTGACCATGCCCGACCGGCGGATCGTGGCCCAGAAACGGTTCGAGATCCGCCAGCCGGCGGTGACCGACGGCGTCCAGCCGGTGATCAATGCCTTCGACGCCGCAACCGACCAGTTCCTGCAGGAGCTGGTGATCTGGGCGATCGATGCCGGCACGGCGGCCCTGCCGCCACGCTGA
- a CDS encoding prepilin peptidase — MSGMIQGLVPTLAAAAGGWGLARYAIAAATARNEGRTGPVRTRIDHLRRLIIRGRRAATAEEDAEAWQHHRDQRDADAGMIAPDPDGFGWTPPASPGRAAIMAGLLAALAVLVGLLIGSPAPPAQVAILAAGCAALGAADLLQGRLPDPLTWGLLTMGLLASPDDAALGERALAAAAGFGGMWLVAIAYRLGRRRDGIGMGDVKLAAAGGAWLGAALPWGLALGAALTVALAGLLAVKVSADRRLPFGPGLAAGMVILFLAAPALG, encoded by the coding sequence ATGAGCGGCATGATCCAGGGCCTGGTTCCGACGCTCGCCGCTGCCGCCGGCGGCTGGGGCCTTGCCCGCTATGCAATCGCCGCCGCCACTGCCCGCAATGAAGGTCGCACGGGGCCGGTCAGGACCCGGATCGATCACCTCCGCCGCCTGATCATCCGCGGCCGCCGGGCGGCCACGGCCGAAGAGGATGCCGAGGCCTGGCAGCATCATCGGGACCAGCGGGATGCGGATGCGGGCATGATCGCACCCGACCCGGACGGCTTCGGCTGGACGCCGCCCGCCTCCCCCGGCCGCGCCGCGATCATGGCCGGGCTGCTGGCCGCTCTCGCCGTTCTGGTCGGCCTGTTGATCGGCTCTCCCGCGCCCCCCGCACAGGTCGCGATCCTTGCCGCCGGCTGTGCCGCCCTCGGCGCCGCCGACCTGCTGCAGGGTCGCCTGCCCGACCCGCTGACCTGGGGCCTGCTGACCATGGGCCTGCTCGCCTCTCCCGACGATGCCGCCCTTGGCGAGCGCGCACTCGCCGCGGCCGCAGGCTTCGGCGGCATGTGGCTGGTGGCCATCGCCTACCGGCTGGGGCGCAGGCGCGACGGCATCGGCATGGGCGATGTGAAACTGGCGGCCGCCGGCGGTGCCTGGCTGGGGGCGGCCCTGCCCTGGGGGCTGGCGCTGGGCGCCGCACTCACCGTCGCCCTGGCGGGGCTGCTTGCGGTCAAGGTTTCGGCCGACCGCCGCCTGCCTTTCGGGCCAGGACTTGCCGCCGGCATGGTCATCCTGTTCCTGGCGGCGCCCGCCCTCGGCTGA
- a CDS encoding MlaE family ABC transporter permease codes for MPTGAGPRRSDASDIPETDWPEASWTDGPNGRRLVARGNWTTTRLDRIERIRRGKEPPAGEIDIGDVTAMDANGGLMLLTLAGVSEAPEQGNGRLAVAGGHDRHRDLLKTLMPAATVDCGTRRRAGGFLGMVETLGRATIGALKEARDLIAFIGLVTIALMRTVFQPRRMRWTALISHIERTGLDAMPIVGLLGFLIGVVLAYQGADQLRQFGAEIFTVNLVGVGVLREMGILLTAIIVAGRSGSAFTAEIGSMTLNEEVDAIRTLGLDPVDILVMPRMLALIITLPLLTFFADMMGIFGGAVMALLALDISFSQYFRQLGTAVTLTTFMVGMVKAPIFAAMIAVIGCFQGLRVGRSAAAVGRATTTSVVEGVFVVILLDALFSVLFSILGV; via the coding sequence ATGCCGACAGGCGCCGGACCGCGTCGATCCGACGCTTCCGACATCCCAGAGACCGATTGGCCGGAGGCCAGCTGGACCGACGGCCCCAACGGGCGCAGGCTCGTGGCCCGGGGCAACTGGACGACCACGCGGCTCGACCGGATCGAGCGGATCCGGCGAGGCAAGGAGCCCCCTGCCGGCGAGATCGATATCGGTGACGTCACCGCCATGGATGCCAATGGCGGGCTGATGCTGCTGACGCTCGCCGGCGTGTCTGAGGCCCCTGAACAGGGCAATGGCAGGCTGGCGGTCGCCGGTGGCCATGATCGCCATCGCGACCTGCTGAAGACCTTGATGCCGGCGGCCACGGTGGATTGCGGCACCCGCCGCCGCGCCGGCGGCTTCCTCGGCATGGTCGAGACACTGGGTCGCGCCACGATCGGTGCGCTCAAGGAAGCGCGCGACCTGATCGCCTTCATCGGCCTCGTGACCATCGCGCTGATGCGCACCGTCTTTCAACCCCGCCGCATGCGCTGGACGGCGCTGATCAGCCATATCGAGCGCACCGGCCTGGACGCCATGCCGATCGTGGGGCTGCTGGGCTTCCTGATCGGCGTGGTGCTGGCCTATCAGGGGGCGGACCAGCTCCGCCAGTTCGGCGCCGAGATCTTCACCGTCAATCTGGTCGGTGTCGGCGTGCTGCGCGAGATGGGCATCCTGTTGACCGCAATCATCGTCGCCGGCCGTTCGGGCAGTGCCTTCACGGCCGAGATCGGCTCGATGACCCTGAATGAAGAGGTCGATGCGATCCGCACGCTCGGTCTCGACCCGGTCGATATCCTGGTGATGCCGCGCATGCTGGCGCTGATCATCACCCTGCCGCTGCTGACCTTCTTCGCCGACATGATGGGCATTTTCGGCGGCGCGGTGATGGCGCTGCTCGCCCTCGACATCTCGTTTTCGCAGTATTTCCGCCAGCTCGGCACGGCGGTCACGCTGACCACCTTCATGGTCGGCATGGTCAAGGCGCCGATCTTCGCGGCCATGATCGCGGTCATCGGCTGCTTCCAGGGCCTGCGGGTCGGCCGCTCGGCCGCGGCCGTCGGCCGGGCGACCACCACCTCTGTGGTCGAAGGCGTGTTCGTGGTGATCCTGCTCGACGCGCTGTTCTCGGTCCTGTTCTCGATCCTGGGGGTGTGA
- a CDS encoding HAD family hydrolase, translating to MTIGAERPRIEAILFDKDGTLVDFDASWGPVNRRVAERLARGDLRLAHRLLEAAGHDPETDRVLPGSLFAMGDSISLARAWAAFLPGQPDVLRLSREIDRMFVSFGAGAARPVCDLPVLFGELRAAGIRLGIATNDSAAGAEALVDQCGLHGYLDFVAGYDSGHGAKPGPGMLTAFSAVIGRPASAVAVVGDSLHDVALARSGGAGLAVVVKGGARIDPTVAAAADLVLERLEDVTGLVARHAAG from the coding sequence ATGACCATCGGGGCGGAACGGCCCAGGATCGAAGCGATCCTGTTCGACAAGGACGGCACGCTGGTCGATTTCGATGCCAGCTGGGGCCCTGTCAATCGCCGGGTCGCCGAACGTCTGGCCCGAGGCGATCTCCGTCTGGCCCATCGCCTGCTGGAAGCGGCGGGGCATGATCCCGAAACCGACCGGGTGCTGCCCGGCTCGCTGTTTGCCATGGGCGACAGCATCAGCCTGGCGCGCGCCTGGGCCGCCTTCCTGCCCGGGCAGCCCGATGTGCTGCGGCTGTCGCGAGAGATCGACCGCATGTTCGTGAGCTTCGGCGCCGGCGCAGCCCGGCCGGTCTGCGACCTGCCGGTGCTGTTCGGCGAATTGCGCGCGGCCGGCATCCGGCTCGGCATCGCCACCAATGACAGCGCCGCGGGCGCCGAGGCGCTGGTCGACCAGTGCGGCTTGCACGGCTATCTGGATTTCGTTGCCGGCTATGACAGCGGCCATGGGGCCAAGCCGGGGCCTGGCATGCTGACCGCCTTCTCCGCCGTGATCGGCCGCCCGGCATCGGCCGTGGCGGTGGTGGGCGACAGCCTGCACGACGTGGCGCTGGCGCGTTCGGGCGGGGCCGGACTTGCCGTGGTGGTAAAGGGTGGGGCGCGCATCGACCCCACGGTTGCCGCGGCCGCCGATCTGGTGCTGGAGCGGCTGGAGGATGTGACCGGGCTGGTCGCCAGACACGCCGCCGGCTGA
- a CDS encoding ABC transporter ATP-binding protein, protein MTDRTRKPSGEPIVEVEGLVTRFGSTVIHDHLSFTVDRGEIMGVVGGSGSGKSVMLRTILGLIHPAEGRIRLLGEEITGSDDAARSRRQRRMGMLFQDGALFSQLTIAENVAMPLIEHARIRAETAHRLAIEKLVLVGLKPGDGGKLPSELSGGMRKRAGLARALALDPELLLLDEPTAGLDPISAEGFDQLILDLNHALGVTVMLVTHDLDTLHAICDRVAALVDKQIRIAPIAELARDPHPWLQSYFGGPRGRAALRATEMPRASAGTPAPQARPDAPPAR, encoded by the coding sequence ATGACCGACCGCACACGCAAACCATCCGGGGAACCGATCGTCGAGGTCGAGGGTCTGGTGACCCGCTTCGGCAGCACCGTCATCCACGACCATCTGAGCTTCACCGTCGATCGCGGCGAGATCATGGGCGTGGTCGGCGGCTCGGGCTCCGGTAAATCGGTGATGCTGCGCACCATCCTGGGCCTGATCCATCCGGCCGAGGGCCGCATCCGCCTGCTGGGTGAAGAGATCACCGGATCGGACGATGCCGCCCGCAGCCGCCGCCAGCGGCGCATGGGCATGCTGTTCCAGGACGGCGCGCTGTTCAGCCAGCTGACCATCGCTGAAAACGTCGCCATGCCGCTGATCGAGCATGCCAGGATCCGGGCCGAAACCGCGCACCGGCTTGCCATCGAAAAGCTGGTGCTGGTGGGGCTCAAACCCGGCGATGGCGGCAAGCTGCCGTCGGAGCTGTCGGGTGGCATGCGTAAGCGTGCCGGCCTCGCCCGCGCGCTGGCGCTGGATCCCGAGCTTCTGCTGCTCGACGAGCCCACGGCCGGCCTCGATCCGATTTCGGCCGAGGGCTTCGACCAGCTGATCCTGGATCTCAATCACGCGCTGGGGGTGACGGTCATGCTGGTCACCCACGATCTCGACACCCTGCATGCCATCTGCGACCGGGTCGCGGCACTGGTGGACAAGCAGATCCGCATCGCGCCGATCGCCGAGCTTGCCCGCGATCCGCATCCATGGCTGCAATCCTATTTCGGCGGGCCGCGCGGCCGCGCCGCGCTCAGGGCAACGGAGATGCCGCGGGCTTCGGCCGGCACTCCCGCCCCCCAGGCGCGGCCCGATGCGCCGCCGGCCCGTTGA